DNA sequence from the SAR202 cluster bacterium genome:
GGGATTGGTCCAAATAACCTTAAAATAAATGAATTACTAAATCGAATAAAAGTAAATGATATAGATGAAATAATCTTAGCAACTAATCCCAGTATAGAGGGAGAAAGTACGGCTATGTACATTCAAGAAATTATAGGAAATTTGGTGCCCAAAGTTACTAGATTGGCAAGAGGCCTCCCAGTTGGTGGAGATATAGAATATGCTGACCAAATGACTATTATGAGAGCTCTACAAGGACGTCAAGAAATATAAATGTTCAAATATTTGTAATTAATACTAAAGTGAGATTTTGTGGTTAATAGAGAGCGTTCCTATAAAACTGAAGCCATTATTTTAAATTCAAAAACTTTTGGTGAATCAGGCCATATCTATATTGTCTTTACCCCAGAATTTGGAAAATTAAGTATAGGCGCAAATGGTACAAAAAAACCTAAAAGCAAACTGTCCGGTCATCTACAAATTAGCAATCGTTGTAATCTAGTAATTGCTAAAGGGAAAAGTATTGATACTATTTCTTCAGCCGAAACTACAGAACTATTTCCAAACATCAGAGAAAGTTATGACTTAATTAATAATGTTTTTTATGTCATGGAGTTATTTGATGTTTTTAATCCTATTAATGAAATTAATAAAGATGCTTACAATCTATTATTAGATTCTTTAAGATGGCTAAATATTAACCAAAATGTAAATTTACTAATTTTATATATAAGAATGAAAATTCTTATCATAAGTGGATGGGATTTAAATTTTTCAAGTTGCAATATATGTTTTGATGAAAATAAGGAAAATCTCAGTTCCATCAATTCTAACTATGGAGGTGCAATTTGTAATATGTGTAAGCCTACAATTGACAATTCTCTTTCGACTGATGCTCAATCCATTAAATTATTACATTATATTTCTTTAGCCACTAGAGAAAAATTATTATCCCTAAACCTTGAAACCCCGTTGATAAAAAAATGTTTAGCTATTACTGAATTTCTAATACATGATAATTTAGGATTTAAGTTAAAAACTAAACTATTCTTATAGAAAATCTGTAAAGTTTGTATTTAAATGCTATTTGGTAACAGAAAATCTTTTGAGTTTGTAATAGAATACTAACCGATTATGAATAATACAATAAAACCCTTTAAAAAAATACTTATAGCAAACCGTGGTGAAATTGCTTGTAGAGTCATAAAAACATGTAACAATATTGGAATTAAAACCGTTGCAATATATTCAGATGCTGATCAAGATGCTTTACATGTAAAATTTGCTGATGAATCAAAACCTTTAGGAGGATTAACTCCTACGGAAAGT
Encoded proteins:
- the recO gene encoding DNA repair protein RecO encodes the protein MVNRERSYKTEAIILNSKTFGESGHIYIVFTPEFGKLSIGANGTKKPKSKLSGHLQISNRCNLVIAKGKSIDTISSAETTELFPNIRESYDLINNVFYVMELFDVFNPINEINKDAYNLLLDSLRWLNINQNVNLLILYIRMKILIISGWDLNFSSCNICFDENKENLSSINSNYGGAICNMCKPTIDNSLSTDAQSIKLLHYISLATREKLLSLNLETPLIKKCLAITEFLIHDNLGFKLKTKLFL